A genomic window from Vagococcus sp. CY52-2 includes:
- a CDS encoding DUF3290 family protein — protein sequence MEFFTYNYFVNQSSNSHIYQYLLVILVLLIVLLLILRRSKNKSRLKYRDLIILLSLLLVFLIGIQTNDYQKGKAEKGNYSQMLFFLDAVSKKKLVDPETISVNYKYLKDEMVLKINNKYYQVNFNGDFTTFKLEDTVLVNDESIKVTGK from the coding sequence ATGGAATTTTTTACCTATAATTATTTTGTTAATCAGTCTAGTAATAGCCATATTTATCAATATTTATTAGTTATATTAGTTTTATTGATAGTACTATTGCTTATTTTAAGACGGTCTAAAAATAAAAGTCGATTAAAATATCGTGATTTAATTATTTTATTGTCTTTATTACTAGTTTTTTTAATTGGAATACAAACAAATGATTATCAAAAGGGGAAAGCTGAAAAAGGGAACTATTCTCAAATGTTATTCTTTTTAGATGCTGTTAGTAAAAAGAAATTGGTTGATCCTGAGACAATTAGTGTTAATTATAAGTATTTAAAAGATGAAATGGTATTAAAAATCAATAATAAATATTATCAAGTGAATTTTAATGGTGATTTTACGACATTTAAGTTAGAAGATACAGTATTAGTAAATGATGAATCAATAAAAGTAACAGGGAAGTGA